A stretch of DNA from Vanacampus margaritifer isolate UIUO_Vmar chromosome 1, RoL_Vmar_1.0, whole genome shotgun sequence:
CCAATACATTGAGAGTTTTGTCTTTTGCCTTAGCTCCATTGTCATCACAAGCGAGTCCACGCCAGATGCAGCTCCATTACACCTGTGaatccagaggtgggcacttatGTCAATTGTCAATTCCTGGCAATGACGATATCCCCCTTTAAGAGCAAAGCAAGAccaaatccacttttttttttgctaataaaTTGTATAAACGGCCTGTCTactaatgctgtctacatgacctggtcattatttttgacaaattagTCCCATTAAATTCtggaatttaaattaaaaaaaattaaaaaaaagtctgttgtgCCATCTTCAGGTTAACATTCGCAAACCACGCCTCCAAACGCAGAAATGGGAAGTAAGGAACAAATACTTAGTTACTGTACTTCTTTGTACTTTCATGGGTATTTGTCtacttaatttaaacttttatccgttacattttaacataagtatctgtactttttaatcaatacattttcaaaagaagGTCGTTATTGTAataacaggaaaaaaagcaaatgtttatttGCCTACTATTGTTGCAACATCCAGATAGCAGAGGGCGCTTGTGAGACAGGGAACTGTCAACGAGAACGAGAAAATGCGTCTGCACTGTATACATCTGTTGAAGCCAATAGAGATATAAAGTACCTTTTTCCTCAAGTAAAGGTTTGTTTTTGAGAACCCAAAACGAAAACAatagttacttttgtttttaaatgcatacaaACGATTAATATGCTCGGCTTGTAAGAAAAAGCGGTCGTCTCTGTCTCCTTGCTGCGCCAATCGTGAAGTGTTTCACACGGTCACCTACATCGCAGCTTGTGACTGGCTCTACGAAACTGCTCTATGACGTGCAATTGGCTAGATCAGAACCCGGGCAGTGTATGCCGCCACTACAGAGGGTAATGGTCCCAGGAAAAGTGGGTATACTGTACTCTaaattttacttactttttcCCTCCGCTTCTAGAAAAACGCCCTGTATTTAGAAACTGTGACATGTGAGGGAAAAGCCATTTGTATTTACGCACAACaataaaattatcatgaatGAATTGGGAACAGTTtgtattataaaatgtatttattttgaggtAAACATGAACAGTATGTTAtctataaaattaaaatgcataagTTAGAGCTATATTACTTTTAAGTTATTGTATACAGGCTTCATAGATATTGAGATCATCTCTGGTCCTGGcatttattacagtttcatCTAACATTGTAGTCTGGCATAACAGCCTTTGCAAACTGGGTTAATTATACAACTACTGAAACAATTACATCATGGTTCTCAAGTCAGGGTATGTGTACCCCTGTGGGTACGTGACACAAGATGGCACAGCACTCTTTTGTTCATCCAAAATGCTTTGCGCTGGGTGGGGGTACTATATGTTGGCCATGAAGTGCAAAAACAGAAacacaaattgaaataaaaccacaaatataaaaaggtaattgcaaatacaaatcacaaacacaaaaaagtagtcgcaaacaaatcaaaaaaacacaaaatacaaaacaaaaaaacaaatagttattgcaaacacaaaaaaataaataaacaaacgaaAAGTAAgcgtgcaaaacaaaacaacaaaaccccATAACACATTAACAAATAAAGTGGTGTTTACGTGCGGGGGAGGGCAGGAGGGATCCGAGGAATGTGATTGGACAAAAGTATCGCCCTACTAACAGCACAGTTAAGCACAATTTACATGTGcttaaaatatttagaaataatAGATATTTCAGCTTCATAGTAGCGTTAGCCGTTAAAAATTGAGTTAGATAGTTGGCGCGAAAACAAACGTCATCTGGCAATGTACTAGAAATCCTAACATGGTATCCCATTTATACTATACTGATAACGTCAGTCAAGTGGTAAAACAAGGCTTTTTGACCTATGTAGATTTTGCAAGTGGGTTCGAGCCTCGCTTTTGGCaatcaaatgttctttttatttaccttgcccaaaaattttaaaacaactcTTAGTTTTACCAATTGCGTATTGtgcaaatattacattttttttttttttataacaaagcATATTAAGTGCCTCAAAGGATTTTGCTAAAAGCAAGGCTCGAACCCTGTCGCAAAACTTACACTGGTCAGAAAACTGAATGCTTAACCACTACATGGATCTAGCCAATCTTTAAATTTTAAAGTATTGTAGGATTTCCAGTACATTTGTGCCAGAagacgttttgttttctctccaaCTATCTCATTAAATTAAACGGCAAACTGTGCTGTTAGGAGTTACTTTCATCACGCCACTACAGTTTGCGAAATGTTGTGTTTCATCATTTGTTAATGTGTTTTGGGGTTTTGTGGGGTTTGGGCGcatacctttttttgtttgtgttgtttttgtgtgtgtttgcaattactttttatttcgtattttttaaaattgtgtttgcaattgctttttattttttgtttcgtattttgtgttttttaaaatcgtgtttgcaattactttttatttttgtttcgtattgtgttttttaaaattgtatttgcaattactttttattttttgtttcgtattttgtgttttttaaaattgtgtttgcaattactttttattttctgtttcatattttgtgttttttaaaattgtgtttgcaattattttttatttcgtattttgtgttttttaaaattgtgtttgcaattactttttattttttgtttcgtattttgtgttttttaaaattgtgtttgcaattactttttattttttgtttcgtattttgtgtttgttttttgatttgtgtttgccatactttttattttttgttttgtattttgtgtttgttttttgatttgtgtttgcaattactttgtatttttgtttcgtattttgtgtttgtgttttttttatttgtgtttgcaataactttctttttttttaatgtttgtgatAACTTTTTGTTgcgtttcatattttgtgtttgtgttttgttgtttacgATTacgttttgttattttgttttgtattgtgttttttatttgtttgcgattacatttagtttttttgtgatttttaaaaaaaattgctgtaggtctcgtttttgtttctgtgtttttattgggtttgtgttttttggtttgcagttgtgttcacttttttttgtttttgtgttttgcacttcaggCAGTACTAagctgaaaaaaatgttttttaggggggcaaaatatgaaatgaaaaaaaaaaaggttgagaaccactgccctaCATGATCCTAATCTAGCTAGTTTAGGGCTTAGCTGCTAACTTAAGGATAGCGTTACATTTCATAACATTAGCCTAGCCGAAACACACAgtttaaatataatgtattggCGACAACAACCTCTTTGTACAGTACATTGCCAGTAGTTTAAAAGTTAACAAGGATTtatttggaaacaactttaaatCTTATCTGttgaataatgttttcattCTATGTACAATATGTTCGGATAGCCTGCATGTCGTCACTCACTGGAAAGACGTTTCTTTCTGTCTCACTCACATTTACTAACATCTCGCAGGAGACGGAGCGACCTGTCAATCCTTGGCATAACCCACTCTACTCATTCTCTGATAGGCGCATCAGTTCTCATGCCTTCAATAAACCAACAAGACAGCAAGTGCAGGCCAGCCAGTTAGAGGCAGCGGAGGGTGGGTCATGGCCACTGATCTAAATATTACTGGATACCCAATAGAGCCAATCTAGTAATATATACGGATCAGTGGTCATGGCTGTATAGTGCACAAAAACTGGAGGATTCAGAAGTGTGTAGATGCAAAATTGAGAATTTAGAAGTGGGGAGGCGcaaaactgactgaaaaagaagtgggtgtACGCTGGACTGCACTACTGCTGCTAGTCAAGGTGAAAGTGAAAGGTTTTTCTTTGATGACACcatctcagcattcacacgtgcagattttgaaattcaattttaaaCACGTCAGAACTTAAAATTAAGATCAAGTTTATTGAgtttgatgatttaaaaaaaatgtgaagaatataaaataaagttcaagtTAGAATTTCAGAGATCTTCTGCTCCTGAGGCTGTAACATGGTCAGACCTGGTCAACCTGCTGGCCCTCTACCGGGATGCTGAAGACCAgaggggaagaagaagaggaacgCCGGCGAGGATGTCTGTTTGGAGTTACCGAGGCGTCATGAGCAACGATAGCTTGTACAGAGTTGTCTGTCACCATTGTGATCAGCGTGCTACTGAGATGACGATCAGAGTTTCGACctgcgcacatacacacactttcGTTTTGGCTCTGCCCGATGCCTAAAGTGGTCCTAAattgtaaagtgtttttttgttcgtttttttaACTAACCAGTGATTGACAGGTGGGCATCTGTGCTTGGAGCCACCAATGTATGGCTCTCTCCTTCAAATCTTCCTTTCTTCTTCAGTGACTCTTTCCATCTTTCCTGGTACATGTAGTCATGTTTCACTTTCTGTGGTGTTTCATACACTTTTAAAAACTGAACTCTTCTCACCTTCACCTCAAGTTGAGGGTCTTGTATCTTCTTCCATTGCACAAAATTTTCTGTAGACAGAAAACCCTTCACTGTGGGTGTGTCGCTCACAAAAGAACTAACACGTGCTTAGAAACAAGCAAATCTAACACCACCGGAGTCATACACAGAATAACttcatgtgtttttcttttagcCATTTGAACAACCTCAACAAAGATGAGCTGTCAGAGAAAAATTAACAGGAAGTGAGGTCACATTCAAATGCAGACTCCAGCATCAATACACATGCAGTATTATTATAGTTGATATTAACGTTAACATTGgctcttttgtttttatctgttaCTAACACAGCTTATCTTGTTTTCACGCTTGTTTGCCagttaatgtttattttcatcGAGATTAGTGATTCTCATTTTCACATGAAGTACCACCCAAAAACACAATTGGCTCTTGCAAGTACCACTAAAATGGCCATGTTAAAATACAGGAGCGTAGTAGGTCTAACATGCATAGGATTGCATTGAAGttcatacagtatgtgacctaccacataaacaatttcaatctacacttgtagcccttactatcgctaaaaaaacaattcttgttaactggaaaaataaacaaactctgaatatcgaccaatggtctaacctcctcataaatcacattttaatggaaaaaatatcggcctcaaataaaaaacaaatatcaaaattcatagaaatacggtctacgtatatagaatattttaacctaattctggttatttaattctgcctgttagcgagagccaccacatcgtgataacttacattgatgtctctgcatttggcagtttgtaactaatggttgtgtttttatagtcaggaacccagttgctgccaacaggatcgagcagattcacctccaatgggcactaagggctaatattcggattcactgcatgccaggggactaactctacaggtgctgtcccccctggctgggcgtgggcgggtctgcccctctgttggctgctgggtggcggctgcgtcttggtcgttccctgggtctcgtggggggtgctgtgttgcggggctctccctggtgtccggggcggcgccgccccggcgcggtccgtcgctctgggtccggcgacgcgggtcggggcctgtgggccgccggggtgccccgtggttccctctcccctcccccttcctcccccttgcttcctctccctcttcacctctccccgcccatcctccgcctccctgtcccttctccctcgtcgcccttcctcctcctctccccctctctctgcggccctgccgctgcctcctgcccttcctgtcgtctccttcccccgtcccctccccctcccctgtccgccctcctccccctcccctaggccgggggttcggtccgtggcccgggtctcggcgctccgggggccgggggagtgggcgggattggtgttgtgcccgccccgctccggtgggcctccgggcacttcgggcaggccccggtatccggggggcgagccccgccggggtcccggtggggtgggtgggggttttggtgggcggatgcgcctcaccccccccccccccgcccgtttggggggggcccagctggtcgctcctcttaactcactgcactagttttgcacaatacattttagggcacataacacaccttgggggggagtggggtggggtggagacaccgtctccgccctgcagctcccctccaaattttaatgcaccacacaactgggggggggggggggggggcatcggttggggcaggccgcagtatggagcagtgctgcggtcgcctgtccgtgcgcatccccccattaatttattttaatgcaccacatacgctcattgacatgcctgaggggcgggtggatcggagcagggggggatatcgtttccctctgctccgggtcacctgcccccaattttaatgcaccacacacacacacttatgtatatacactgggtggggtcacactcacggtttaggggtagagttcgccagtcggcgagctggcgaacttagtaacagggttagtttttcacttagatcgttggggtgacggccggggcctctccccgctgggcctggggttcggggatgccgcccgtcctccggtacccccatctccccttctgcccctggtgttccgtccctccgcgtggtggggtgggcgcgggtgccctctccgctccgctgcccggccccctcttcggcgcggatgcctgggtgcggtgtgtccccggggtctggggtcgggggctggggggctgtcggttggtgggggtgggggcgggggcggcttggttggtgggggggtggtggtgggggtactggggtggggggtgctggggtggggagggtgtctggggatttggggacctgggggcggttgggctgggttggggtgggtggcgggtttggggggcggggggtcgcgggggttgtgggccggtggggtgcctggtgggcctgcagtgccccgtcctgctgcgttgggttgggggcgcgggccgcgttggggtgggggggcgctcctgctccggggtttgctctccggccggtggcccctgcggggcccgggagTCGTCCTTTGACGCGGCCgcggtgttgcgcttgctctgtcctggcgggggtcgacggctcccctctttggtggagattttcatgcatgctagatccaccacaccagcatctatcgagactcagacacaatttgtttctccctcaggtcattgattcggtggaggctggtgtctgtggatctcactctgcttcgtctgtcctttctacctttcctcagtttctcctttgggcccttgaggtttccctgatttgttggagtttagatgtctatggggttggtgaaggtttgtggcccggtgggtggtgtctggtcggtgctgggcttcgcttttctttcttttctttggtcccccttcgggtctcctggcggccccacgactctggctggattttgaagtgttcggtttaggtgaacggtatgggaattctttttttttttttctttctttctcacgcacgcacgcacgcacgcacacacacacgcacgcacgcacgcacaaacacacatacaaaaaaataaaaaataaatttaaaaaaagggagaacaatgatgatgacatttcaaatgatcaatactgagatctcccagaaaaaaaaaaaaaagaagttcatacagtataaataatgttgtaaaacaatatttagtgaacaatgaaaattgtgaaaaacagtCACTATTCGATGTCCATATGTTTTAGGCTGAATCTTGAAGTACATGTCTTcattcttgtgttttacatcactttaaaatcaactaCCGGCCTAGCtactaaaacaatacaaaatcatGTAGGTAAGTGTGTAACTGGCGGCGCCGACTCCGGAGATCGAAACCTTCAGACAGTATTTGAAGGATCGTTCACTGTGTTTATGCCCCACCCTACTCTGTCGAcgattggctcatcagtcctcaacgattggctcatcagtcctcatTTGTAAAACTAGCCAATCTAATCTGCGAAGGCATCGTttaccagccaatcagaggcagaGGAGCTGAACGGTGCGCATCAGGCTGACCTGCTCGCTGCAGTGCCTCTTGCAGGCGATATTGTGTATCTTGGAGCTGCTGTAAGACCAAAAGACACTGCTGGCTGGGATCCGTGTAGCGCGCACACACCCAGAGCAGAACAAACACTGCGACGACCATCATGCACCACCTCAACACGTCGGCATAAACACTGACCACGTCCTGCACATGTAAATTACGAAGttgttacacacacacgcacacgtcaGATCAAACACTCaccatgtgtttgtgtttggggtGATCAGAAGTTATCACATATTGGTAGATCTTTCTCTCCAAATAGAAGTTCATACACACTAGAACCATCAACGGCAACCTGCAACCAGATGCATGTTACCAATAGAACTGTCGAAACACTCCTGCTGCTGAAGGGGGAGGACCTACCTGGCCCTGGAGGAGCGCTGTGTTGCAGTGAGAAGGAAGGAGGCACAGAGGGCGGCAGCACTGTACAAACAAGAAGTGACACTATGTGCCTCCATCATCAGGAAGTTCTGCATGAATGAAACTCTGTTGAAGAGTTCTGAGAGCGCCCCCTGCTGTTCCTGAGAGACACTGCTCAGTTCAGAGAACATTGACCGAAGACCTGTAGGTGTCATGTGACAATGAGCTGCGATACATACTAGCGCTTGAAAGTAGCCACTAGAAGTCAGAAGACTGATTACAAAAAGCGGTACCTTGAAGTTCAACATCTCCTATTGAAAATTCTGTTTACAATTTACTCGAGTTgaaaattaggggtgggaatctttgactgtctcacgattcgattcaaatttttgggtTTGTGATTCTATTCAGTCGATTTTCAGAAcagtttttgattaaaaaatgatttgattgacaatgatttttgcttcaatttatagatgtggaaagaatcatcatgatctactccagtctggtttgcaagacagaatgacaaatggaaacattaattaaaatggcttctttaaacccctccgtgagtcatccacgttgagaggaaccagttgaggtggctcgggcatctggttcggatgcctcctggacgcctccctggggaggtgttccgggcatgtcctaccggcaggaggccccggggacgacctaggacacgctggagagactatgtctctcggctgtcctgggaacgccttggggtcccgtcggatgagctggctgaagtggctggggagagggaagtctgggcttccctgctaaagctgctgcccccgcgacccgaccccggataagcggaagaagacggacggacggacggagatcgctagtttgaaaacagcccttaccttctgttacctgctgtttttaccaagttaatcaaatcgccgactttgccggaattcacagtgcacgacctatatcattatgtagtcaatgccgtctcttctccttacaaattgattcaaaagcttgtcgctggctgagtctctgggacaaGATGCTATGCTCACagcgggggacaatatacctcgtaatgcaaaggtaaaacttgtttatcatgctaactgacttatttttacatagtccgttctatattgaaacactgtgatgatgttatgttactatgtttactagcatggaacaaatgtctatcgtagtggcaagctatgcagtcatttaatgaatatgactccggttCCAGAGcaaaaaactccaagcacaaagatgaaatcccctattattaaacagtcaaatgcactaaatagttttgaagaaggtgcattttaaaactaagctgtgtgttcgtgcagttggagtggatgctaactatctggctcgttaatgtgatttgaaacacgcaattcgacacctctgttacaatatttaagagtgtacgtttactagtaaaatgtatgaacatttatctactaattacaacatttatctactaacctcgcaaaaaatgatcgctgcgaatactttgtgggctgcaaGTCCTttttgttgattgctgctatcaatcgacgtcttttgtcttcattagtaggtatgcgataaaaagtaATATTTGGTTTAcgtctttgtctgtctgtacaaccggccgcaaagcaagatatgaccattttataagataatcgattagataaaggattTTACGCTGTacaagattcaatggttacaatacaggcaaggggctcttttgccgtccagcgtcccgtagggggcgttcccatgagggttgtgacgtcacgtgcaaaaggtcaaaagtCACATGACACCTGTGGCTGCTGACCTCAAGACCGAAGAAATTTAGTAGAGTGAAAGTTGCAGgagaaatacagtaaataacaaGGTGAAGTACAGATAAGTTAAAATTCTTCTTATATACAATTACAGCAAATTTGTACTCTGTTAAAAGACTGTTTGGTTGTGTGTGTTGATGAGACAAGGACACTGTAGGGGGACAAATgcttttaataagaaaaataactaataacCCGGTAAAAACTAGTGCGTCTACAGTGACAGTGTATTGAGTTGAAAGCAGAGTATTATTATTCAGCAGCTATGAGGTCACCACACATCACTACTAAGTCTAGGAACAACATGGCTGCTGGCTGACATGGTGGCTTCCGGCAAGACGCGCAAGGTTATAGGCACTAGACTCTGGAACATGCAATATGGCGGCTGCTTACTGTGGTCCCATTCGGTCTGACAAAGGCCAGTTTAGGATCTTGTGGCACCCAAAAGCCACAAACGCAGAGGTGAGGTTGGGTCAACGTCAAGCAACCCACAACCTAGTGAGAAGATTCGCCAGCTAGGTGCACTTTTTCCAATGTCGTCACTTCCAAGCTGTCACAAGATTAGAATGCCAAGATGGAAATGTACAAATACTGCATGGGCGTATCCGTTCTAATTGGGAGGTTGAGAACATGTTTGAATGTTTGGCAATTATGATGCAATATCTTTCACTTGTGATCATACAGAAAGCAATTGGGGAAAATCGGAGATCTCTCATTGATGACACGACTCACCAACATTTACTCGTTGGGTGGGAAGCTTCATCACGTCGAACGTCAAGTGTCATGTCAGTCCATTACATACATGCATTGCAATGGTAGGGCCTATGCACTATCCACACATTACCCCATTATCAGACATCTCTTAGGCTACGCTTACACTGCggggcgtgatgcccaattcagattttttgttaaatccgatctttttatggactattcacattacacaaacaaatgtgactTAAATGTGAATGCAACGCGCCTGTGATTagagcacacgtcgagtgatgtgcacccaaaacaaacaacG
This window harbors:
- the LOC144037344 gene encoding uncharacterized protein LOC144037344, which produces MFSELSSVSQEQQGALSELFNRVSFMQNFLMMEAHSVTSCLYSAAALCASFLLTATQRSSRARLPLMVLVCMNFYLERKIYQYVITSDHPKHKHMDVVSVYADVLRWCMMVVAVFVLLWVCARYTDPSQQCLLVLQQLQDTQYRLQEALQRAATSWAPPKRAGGGGVRRIRPPKPPPTPPGPRRGSPPGYRGLPEVPGGPPERGGHNTNPAHSPGPRSAETRATDRTPGLGEGEEGGQGRGRGRGKETTGRAGGSGRAAERGGEEEEGRRGRRDREAEDGRGEVKRERKQGGGRGRGEGTTGHPGGPQAPTRVAGPRATDRAGAAPPRTPGRAPQHSTPHETQGTTKTQPPPSSQQRGRPAHAQPGGTAPVELVPWHAVNPNISP